From a region of the Leptospira kmetyi serovar Malaysia str. Bejo-Iso9 genome:
- the typA gene encoding translational GTPase TypA, protein MEIRNIAIIAHVDHGKTTLLDGILRQTGAVTAKEDGERIMDSNDLEKEKGITIKAKNTAVVYKGTRINVVDTPGHADFGGEVERVLATADSCLLLVDAFDGPMPQTRFVLGKSLQLGHKPILVINKIDRPGARPEAVVDMAFDLFSDLGATDEQLDFPIVYASAKQGWAVHNLSESPGTNLDPLLDTVLKHVPPVQADTEAPLQFQVTSLDYNDYVGRIAVGKIYAGKMALGMNVIQLAAKKSDTAAPADTALFRITKLYNFEGLKRNEVNNAEAGDIVAIAGLPDVFIGDTICEPGKPAPRPAIEVEEPTVSMFFMVNNSPFAGKEGKFVTTRNIRERLDRELETNVAMRLEETEDKDRFKVLGRGELHLSVLIETMRREGFEIQVSRPEVILKTNEQGQKLEPYEYLVMDIPDQFTGQIIAELNRRKGELQLMDAHPSGMTRVEFVIPTRGIIGFRGFFISETRGEGVMSSRFLRFDIYKGEIPGRKNGALISMDSGESTAYALWKIQERGELVIGPNTAVYPGMIIGIHSRENDLEVNPVKEKKLSNVRSSGADEAIRLVPPRKFSLEQNIEFLDDDELLEVTPASLRLRKKYLDATMRKRNK, encoded by the coding sequence ATGGAAATCCGCAACATAGCTATCATTGCCCACGTAGACCATGGGAAAACCACACTTCTGGACGGAATTCTCCGTCAAACCGGCGCCGTCACTGCAAAAGAAGACGGGGAAAGGATCATGGACTCCAACGACCTGGAAAAGGAAAAAGGAATCACGATCAAGGCGAAGAATACCGCCGTGGTTTACAAAGGAACCAGAATCAACGTCGTAGATACTCCCGGCCACGCGGATTTCGGCGGGGAAGTAGAACGAGTTCTCGCAACTGCGGATTCTTGTCTTTTACTCGTGGATGCTTTCGACGGACCGATGCCACAAACTCGTTTCGTATTGGGAAAATCCCTTCAGCTCGGACACAAGCCCATTCTCGTAATCAATAAAATCGATCGTCCCGGTGCAAGACCCGAAGCAGTCGTAGACATGGCTTTTGATCTTTTCTCCGACCTCGGAGCAACCGACGAACAGCTCGACTTCCCGATCGTTTATGCTTCCGCAAAACAAGGTTGGGCGGTTCATAACCTCAGCGAATCTCCGGGCACGAACTTAGATCCGCTTTTGGACACCGTTCTCAAACACGTTCCGCCCGTTCAAGCGGATACGGAAGCTCCTCTTCAATTCCAAGTTACTTCCTTGGATTACAACGACTACGTAGGAAGAATCGCGGTCGGAAAAATCTACGCGGGAAAGATGGCGCTCGGAATGAACGTGATCCAACTTGCGGCGAAGAAGTCCGACACGGCCGCACCGGCGGATACCGCGCTTTTTAGAATTACCAAATTATACAACTTCGAAGGTCTGAAACGAAACGAGGTCAACAACGCGGAAGCGGGTGATATCGTTGCAATCGCGGGTCTTCCCGACGTGTTTATCGGGGATACGATCTGCGAACCGGGAAAACCGGCTCCAAGACCGGCGATCGAGGTTGAAGAACCGACCGTATCCATGTTCTTTATGGTAAACAATTCTCCGTTTGCCGGAAAAGAAGGGAAGTTCGTAACGACCCGAAATATCCGCGAACGTCTGGACCGCGAACTCGAAACCAACGTGGCGATGAGACTGGAAGAAACCGAAGACAAGGACCGTTTTAAGGTTCTGGGCCGCGGTGAACTTCATTTGTCGGTTCTGATCGAAACGATGAGAAGAGAGGGTTTCGAGATCCAGGTTTCTCGCCCCGAAGTAATCTTAAAAACCAACGAACAAGGCCAAAAGCTCGAACCGTACGAGTATTTGGTAATGGACATTCCCGATCAGTTCACCGGTCAGATCATCGCCGAACTCAATCGTAGAAAGGGCGAACTTCAGTTGATGGACGCGCATCCGTCCGGAATGACCCGGGTCGAATTCGTAATTCCGACACGCGGGATCATCGGATTCAGAGGATTCTTCATCTCCGAAACCAGAGGCGAGGGCGTAATGTCTTCCCGCTTCCTCCGTTTTGATATTTACAAAGGAGAAATCCCAGGTCGTAAGAACGGCGCCTTGATTTCCATGGACTCCGGAGAATCCACCGCATACGCTCTCTGGAAGATTCAGGAAAGGGGAGAATTGGTGATCGGACCGAACACCGCGGTTTATCCGGGAATGATCATCGGAATCCATTCTCGCGAAAACGATTTGGAAGTGAACCCCGTAAAAGAGAAGAAGCTGAGTAACGTGCGTTCTTCCGGTGCGGACGAAGCGATTCGTTTGGTTCCTCCGAGAAAATTCTCCTTGGAACAAAACATCGAGTTTCTTGACGACGATGAACTTCTGGAAGTAACTCCTGCAAGTCTGCGTCTTCGTAAGAAATACCTCGACGCTACGATGCGTAAACGCAACAAGTAA